One window of Branchiostoma lanceolatum isolate klBraLanc5 chromosome 6, klBraLanc5.hap2, whole genome shotgun sequence genomic DNA carries:
- the LOC136436392 gene encoding glycoprotein hormone alpha-2-like: MVRFIPLLAILFVVVCSGVAHVLPTTDERAQNEVEQPKTSNVADLTSEWNLALHTSRQTGDCRLAGYIKRIAMPWCHTATVLINACRGHCESETSLSPYATVRASSGLQVYTTRGSCCTIAITHQVTFSTLCWDGVRTNTIESAASCACGVCDYNQ, translated from the exons ATGGTGCGCTTCATTCCATTGTTAGCCATACTGTTTGTGGTAGTTTGTAGCGGTGTGGCTCACGTGTTACCAACGACCGATGAACGGGCCCAGAACGAAGTGGAACAGCCGAAAACTAGTAACGTTGCCGACCTGACGTCTGAGTGGAATCTGGCGCTTCACACGTCGAGGCAGACGGGCGATTGTCGCCTAGCGG GCTATATAAAGAGGATTGCGATGCCGTGGTGTCACACGGCCACCGTTCTCATCAACGCCTGCCGCGGACACTGCGAATCCGAGACCTCACTGTCCCCTTACGCCACCGTGCGGGCCTCGAGTGGGCTGCAAGTCTATACCACCAGGGGGAGCTGCTGCACCATAGCAATTACGCATCAG GTGACGTTCAGCACGTTGTGTTGGGACGGTGTGCGCACCAACACTATCGAGTCTGCTGCCAGCTGCGCATGCGGAGTATGTGACTACAACCAGTGA